A stretch of Polypterus senegalus isolate Bchr_013 chromosome 3, ASM1683550v1, whole genome shotgun sequence DNA encodes these proteins:
- the fmoda gene encoding fibromodulin a, which translates to MKLILFLTVAGFCGLALCQQDDTYFWLSYLRSYWLGYSRFADPSPQRAQGRDCPLECDCPPNFPIAMYCDSRKLKHVPFVPSRMKYAYLQNNRITFIQEGVFDNATGLVWIMLHRNQLTDEKIGKNVFAKIINLERLYLDQNNLTVIPSPLPSSLKDLRLSNNKIAKIPTNAFEGMENLTSLILNNNQIEDIGGSLKGLQSLTLLDLSNNYLKKLPEQLPGQLHQLYLEFNSINTIPNEYFRKLPKLQYARLSNNKLTDEGVPSNAFNVSSLIELDLSYNKLQKIPLVNSNLENLYLHANQIKEFSLGSFCKVVDIMNFSHLRVLRLDGNSIPLSALPPETALCLRLASVIDL; encoded by the exons ATGAAGCTTATTCTGTTCCTGACAGTAGCTGGATTTTGCGGGCTAGCACTTTGTCAGCAGGACGACACCTACTTCTGGCTGTCCTATCTGCGGAGCTACTGGCTTGGGTACAGTAGGTTTGCTGATCCAAGCCCTCAAAGAGCGCAGGGCAGAGATTGTCCCCTGGAATGTGACTGTCCTCccaatttcccaattgccatgTACTGTGACAGCCGTAAACTAAAACATGTACCTTTTGTGCCATCCCGTATGAAGTATGCATATCTCCAGAACAACAGGATCACCTTCATCCAGGAGGGAGTGTTTGACAATGCCACTGGGCTGGTGTGGATCATGCTACACAGAAACCAGTTAACTGATGAAAAAATTGGGAAGAATGTTTTTGCCAAGATCATCAACCTGGAACGTCTTTATCTTGACCAGAACAACTTGACCGTCATCCCCTCTCCTTTGCCATCATCACTGAAGGACTTGCGCCTGTCTAACAACAAAATAGCCAAGATCCCAACTAATGCCTTTGAGGGAATGGAGAATCTCACCAGCCTAATCCTCAATAACAATCAAATTGAAGACATCGGAGGATCTTTGAAAGGACTCCAATCCCTCACTCTGCTGGATTTAAGCAACAACTATTTGAAAAAGCTCCCAGAGCAGCTGCCAGGCCAACTGCATCAACTTTACCTGGAGTTCAACAGCATCAACACCATTCCAAATGAGTATTTTAGGAAGCTCCCCAAACTACAGTATGCCCGGCTCTCCAATAACAAGCTGACTGATGAAGGAGTTCCATCTAACGCTTTCAATGTCAGCAGCCTGATTGAGCTGGACTTGTCCTACAACAAACTTCAGAAGATTCCTCTAGTCAACTCCAACCTGGAGAACCTCTACTTGCATGCCAATCAAATCAAAG AGTTCTCACTTGGCAGCTTCTGTAAGGTGGTGGACATAATGAACTTCTCGCACCTGAGGGTCCTACGGCTAGACGGAAACTCCATCCCCCTGAGTGCCCTCCCGCCGGAGACGGCCCTCTGTCTGCGCCTGGCATCAGTCATTGATTTGTAG